In the genome of Balneola sp., one region contains:
- a CDS encoding sugar phosphate isomerase/epimerase — protein sequence MKSITSLLILLFLITLSPKESMAQNSGDPVLTAELGVQLYTYRNVVPEKGLETTLDIIRESGMTLIESGVANGVTLEQYKALLDARGITLPSYSTGYEDIVNNVDEVIKNAKFMGAEYVMVPWIPHEVGSFNFINASQAVEDFNKAGKTLTENGLILQYHFHGYEIVPHKNGSLLDYIIENTNPEYVSFQMDVYWIHFGGENPERLLRKYPDRWKSFHLKDMKKGTYRDHTGLSDPNTNVVLGEGEIDFEGIIKTANELGIDLFFLEDESDHLLTQVPLSIKYLRSLKY from the coding sequence ATGAAGTCAATAACCTCACTCTTAATCCTTCTCTTTTTAATCACACTATCCCCAAAGGAATCCATGGCACAAAATTCAGGCGACCCTGTTCTTACTGCTGAACTCGGTGTTCAGCTATACACCTATCGTAATGTGGTACCTGAAAAAGGGCTCGAAACAACGCTCGATATCATTAGAGAATCGGGAATGACTCTAATCGAGAGCGGTGTAGCTAACGGAGTTACCCTTGAACAATACAAAGCATTATTGGATGCGCGGGGTATTACGCTCCCTTCGTATAGTACTGGCTACGAGGATATCGTCAACAACGTAGACGAGGTAATAAAGAATGCAAAGTTCATGGGCGCGGAATATGTAATGGTCCCCTGGATTCCCCATGAAGTTGGAAGCTTTAATTTCATAAATGCGAGCCAGGCAGTAGAAGACTTCAATAAGGCTGGGAAAACTTTAACCGAAAATGGGCTCATTCTCCAATATCACTTCCATGGTTATGAAATTGTACCCCACAAAAATGGAAGCTTGCTAGATTACATCATTGAGAATACTAACCCTGAGTATGTGTCTTTCCAGATGGATGTGTACTGGATTCACTTTGGTGGTGAGAATCCAGAACGTTTACTAAGAAAATATCCGGATCGTTGGAAGTCGTTTCATTTGAAAGACATGAAAAAAGGAACCTATAGAGATCATACCGGACTTTCGGATCCCAACACTAATGTAGTGTTGGGCGAGGGGGAAATTGATTTCGAAGGTATCATCAAAACGGCAAATGAACTGGGCATCGATCTCTTCTTCCTTGAAGACGAAAGTGATCATCTACTTACACAGGTGCCTTTGAGTATTAAATATCTGAGAAGCCTTAAGTATTGA
- a CDS encoding biotin-dependent carboxyltransferase, with product MGSLKVLSAGLFTTIQDIGRIGFRKYGVPLSGVMDRKAYELSNWLVGNEIGAPVLELTMSGGKYEFETNASIAITGADMKPSINSKPVPINKTLTVERGDTLSFQFSDRGCRAYLAVRGMLEVNQVMNSYSTYTVGGFGGLDGRSLQKGDVLSWEEPSGEVLIREADKAEIPYYSSKVTIKVIAAPEWDWLSEAEQKKVLSQKFTVDSSSNRMGLRLTGNSIEVPNIQMTSSPVMPGIIQLPKSGEPIILMVDGQTIGGYPRILKVLNSELWRLGQVKPGDTVSFERMNIEL from the coding sequence ATGGGTAGTTTGAAAGTACTCAGCGCAGGCTTATTCACCACTATTCAGGATATAGGAAGGATAGGTTTTAGGAAGTATGGAGTACCGTTAAGTGGGGTAATGGATAGAAAAGCCTATGAATTATCCAATTGGCTGGTAGGAAATGAAATTGGTGCACCTGTCCTTGAATTGACAATGTCTGGTGGGAAATATGAGTTTGAGACTAATGCTTCTATTGCTATTACAGGCGCTGATATGAAGCCATCTATTAATTCAAAGCCAGTACCTATAAACAAAACCTTGACGGTTGAAAGAGGAGATACTTTATCGTTCCAGTTTTCTGACAGAGGATGCAGGGCGTATTTGGCCGTTCGAGGAATGCTGGAAGTAAATCAGGTTATGAATTCCTATTCGACCTATACAGTTGGAGGTTTTGGCGGTTTGGATGGGAGAAGCCTTCAAAAAGGAGATGTGCTTAGCTGGGAAGAGCCCTCGGGGGAGGTGCTGATTCGAGAAGCTGATAAAGCGGAGATTCCCTATTACTCTTCCAAAGTCACCATTAAAGTGATAGCGGCGCCCGAATGGGATTGGCTAAGTGAAGCAGAGCAGAAAAAAGTTCTGAGTCAAAAATTCACAGTGGATTCATCCAGCAATCGTATGGGGCTACGATTAACAGGGAATAGTATTGAGGTGCCAAATATTCAAATGACTTCATCTCCGGTAATGCCAGGAATAATCCAGCTCCCCAAAAGCGGGGAACCGATTATTCTTATGGTAGACGGCCAAACGATTGGGGGTTATCCAAGAATTCTTAAGGTATTGAATAGCGAGTTATGGCGGCTTGGACAGGTAAAGCCCGGAGATACCGTGAGTTTTGAACGTATGAACATCGAACTCTGA
- the pxpB gene encoding 5-oxoprolinase subunit PxpB, which produces MKLPSFQNNGVEWKPSALGEGALLVSPEGERRLSQIHQLSRDIEALQLAGIIDLAPSYNSLCIFFDEASWSFKSILKKLASLPNSSEMGSNASIITVPLCYELGLDWEEVETHTKLGRDEVIEIHSKTEYTVAMMGFIPGFVFLFGLDERISCPRKQSPRTSIPSGSVGIGGNQTGVYSLESPGGWNILGRTPLSFFDINQTPPTQVNPGDTIKFKPISKEEFEDG; this is translated from the coding sequence ATGAAGTTGCCATCCTTCCAGAATAATGGTGTTGAGTGGAAGCCCTCTGCTTTAGGAGAAGGTGCTCTATTAGTTTCTCCGGAAGGGGAGCGAAGACTTTCGCAAATACACCAGCTATCCAGAGATATAGAGGCTCTCCAGCTAGCTGGAATTATCGATTTAGCTCCTTCTTACAACTCATTATGTATTTTTTTTGATGAAGCATCATGGAGCTTTAAATCCATTCTGAAAAAGTTAGCTTCACTACCAAACAGTTCGGAGATGGGAAGTAATGCCTCTATAATTACTGTCCCGCTTTGCTATGAACTGGGCTTAGATTGGGAAGAAGTTGAGACCCATACTAAGCTCGGGAGGGACGAGGTCATCGAAATTCATTCGAAAACGGAATATACCGTAGCCATGATGGGTTTTATACCCGGCTTTGTATTTTTATTTGGATTAGATGAGCGAATATCCTGCCCAAGGAAACAAAGTCCGAGAACATCCATTCCTTCAGGGTCGGTTGGAATTGGAGGTAATCAGACAGGGGTTTATTCGCTGGAAAGTCCAGGAGGATGGAATATTCTCGGCAGAACACCTCTTTCTTTTTTTGATATCAATCAGACTCCGCCTACTCAAGTCAATCCAGGCGATACCATAAAGTTCAAGCCCATATCTAAAGAGGAGTTTGAAGATGGGTAG
- the pxpA gene encoding 5-oxoprolinase subunit PxpA yields MSTKRIDLNCDLGEWKTPEHRLRDEAIMPYISSCNIACGGHIGDEYSMRTTMKMAQENYVTIGAHPGYPDRENFGRVVMDITQEKLSDSIKEQLESFLSILDKEGLALHHIKPHGALYNYAAKDKETAQTVLEVIKSVAGNIKVYLPEGFISSRIALDLGLDVVYEVFADRSYEDDLSLRSRSLEGAVLHKREEVLDQIYSMVMNGEVNTFSGDTKPITAQTICLHSDTEGAAELAKHIHTFLKNHEVAILPE; encoded by the coding sequence ATGAGTACAAAACGAATAGATCTTAATTGTGATCTGGGAGAATGGAAAACCCCGGAACACAGGTTAAGGGATGAAGCGATCATGCCCTATATCTCATCTTGTAATATTGCATGCGGCGGGCATATTGGGGATGAGTATTCGATGCGTACAACAATGAAAATGGCTCAGGAAAACTACGTGACCATTGGCGCTCATCCGGGTTATCCAGATAGAGAGAATTTTGGAAGAGTGGTGATGGATATCACCCAGGAGAAGTTATCGGATAGCATAAAAGAGCAACTCGAATCATTTTTATCCATTCTTGATAAGGAAGGGTTGGCACTTCATCATATTAAACCTCATGGAGCTTTGTACAATTATGCGGCAAAAGATAAAGAGACGGCACAAACTGTACTTGAAGTCATTAAATCCGTAGCTGGAAATATCAAAGTATATTTACCAGAAGGTTTTATTTCTTCACGAATAGCCCTGGATTTAGGACTGGACGTGGTTTACGAAGTATTTGCTGACCGAAGTTATGAAGATGATTTGAGTTTGCGATCCAGGAGCCTGGAAGGTGCTGTCCTTCATAAGAGGGAAGAGGTATTAGACCAGATCTATTCCATGGTAATGAATGGGGAAGTGAATACATTTTCTGGTGATACAAAGCCAATAACTGCTCAAACGATTTGCCTTCATAGTGATACGGAAGGAGCGGCAGAGCTTGCAAAACATATTCATACTTTTCTGAAGAATCATGAAGTTGCCATCCTTCCAGAATAA
- a CDS encoding divalent metal cation transporter, which yields MNSFLRKYFGPSTLVTAAFIGPGTVTVCTLAGVRSGYMLLWALLFSVIATIVLQEMSARLGLVTQKGFGEAIREQLTNPIVRFLGICLVLGAIVIGNAAYEGGNIAGAALGFEELISDFSIELGGVSLSLPPIIIGAIAFIILVMGSSKIIERSLIALVGLMSLVFVTTAIVVQPDLGGVLKGLLIPKASAEQFLTVVALIGTTVVPYNLFLHASVVQNKYKKVEELPELRRENNVAIILGGLISASIIITSATALFGERGISNAADMAAQLEPLLGSWSGYFLGAGLFAAGISSAITAPLAAAYTAKGILGWEEGTSSFRFKSIWMVILIIGVIFSMLGINPVQIIQFAQVANGILLPLVAAFLLYIMNKSSLLGEYVNSKVQNILALGVILVTVLISFRSLNSVFHFL from the coding sequence TTGAATTCATTCCTTAGAAAATATTTTGGTCCAAGTACCCTGGTAACAGCTGCTTTTATAGGTCCTGGTACCGTTACCGTATGTACTCTTGCCGGAGTAAGATCGGGATATATGCTCCTTTGGGCTCTTTTATTTTCTGTTATTGCCACCATCGTTTTACAGGAAATGTCGGCTCGTTTGGGGCTGGTAACACAGAAGGGTTTTGGAGAAGCTATTCGGGAGCAACTAACGAACCCAATCGTTCGCTTTTTAGGGATATGTCTAGTGCTTGGTGCCATAGTAATTGGTAATGCAGCCTATGAAGGTGGAAATATTGCCGGTGCAGCACTCGGTTTTGAAGAGTTGATATCAGATTTCAGCATTGAGCTGGGAGGGGTTAGTCTTTCCCTGCCTCCAATAATTATTGGAGCAATCGCTTTTATAATTCTGGTGATGGGCAGTTCAAAAATTATTGAAAGATCACTTATAGCATTGGTTGGTTTGATGAGCCTGGTTTTTGTGACCACAGCTATTGTGGTTCAACCAGATTTGGGAGGAGTACTAAAGGGCTTATTAATCCCAAAAGCTTCAGCAGAACAATTTCTTACTGTAGTAGCACTGATAGGCACGACGGTGGTTCCTTATAATCTATTCTTACATGCATCAGTAGTGCAAAACAAGTACAAAAAAGTGGAGGAACTTCCTGAGTTAAGAAGGGAGAATAATGTAGCGATCATTTTGGGAGGACTGATTTCTGCATCTATAATTATAACTAGTGCTACTGCTTTGTTTGGAGAAAGAGGCATCTCGAATGCTGCGGATATGGCAGCCCAATTGGAACCGTTATTAGGAAGTTGGTCAGGATACTTTTTAGGAGCAGGATTATTTGCTGCCGGAATTTCTTCAGCTATCACTGCTCCGCTAGCAGCAGCCTATACAGCCAAAGGCATACTAGGTTGGGAAGAGGGTACATCTTCTTTTCGATTTAAATCAATTTGGATGGTGATCCTTATCATTGGTGTTATTTTTTCCATGTTAGGAATTAACCCTGTACAGATCATTCAGTTCGCTCAGGTAGCAAATGGCATCTTGTTACCTTTGGTAGCGGCTTTTCTGTTGTACATTATGAATAAATCATCCTTGTTAGGAGAGTATGTAAACTCAAAAGTTCAGAACATTCTGGCTTTGGGAGTAATTTTGGTCACTGTTCTGATAAGCTTCCGAAGTTTGAATTCAGTATTTCATTTTCTATGA
- a CDS encoding DUF3524 domain-containing protein: MGRNILLLEPFFSGSHRQWCEGFKKYSSHSVDILSLPGRHWKWRMHGGAVSLAEQFNQLEEMPDSIIASSMLDLTTFLALTRKKSVGIPVSIYFHENQLTYPWSPQDRDVKNRRDNHYAFINYASAIAADKIFFNSKYHKDSFLNALPAFLNQFPDKRDKNNIQHIEAKSEVLSLGLDLSRLDEYRVEAKNSVPVILWNHRWEYDKNPEEFFNGLLEIKEKGIAFKLAVLGEQNDVIPPIFNQAEEWFKEEILHWGFTKESGEYASWLWRADILPVTSIQDFFGGSVVEAMYCNCIPLLPDRLAYPEHLSEDLKGTLLYEAGNFSSALEHMLINWDQLRSINTQELVQGYNWKTCIDVYDEKLS, translated from the coding sequence ATGGGTAGAAACATTTTACTATTGGAGCCATTCTTTTCTGGTTCCCACCGCCAATGGTGTGAGGGATTCAAGAAATACTCTTCTCATAGTGTAGACATTCTAAGCCTGCCGGGCAGGCACTGGAAGTGGAGGATGCATGGCGGGGCTGTTTCCTTAGCTGAGCAATTCAATCAACTTGAAGAGATGCCTGATTCCATTATTGCTTCCTCAATGCTGGATTTAACTACCTTTTTAGCTCTTACAAGGAAGAAGTCAGTCGGAATACCTGTTAGTATCTATTTTCATGAAAATCAGCTCACTTACCCATGGTCTCCTCAAGATCGGGATGTCAAAAATCGACGGGATAATCATTATGCTTTCATCAACTATGCCTCAGCAATAGCTGCAGATAAGATTTTCTTTAATTCCAAATACCATAAGGATTCTTTCTTAAATGCTCTTCCCGCTTTCTTGAACCAGTTCCCGGACAAAAGAGATAAAAACAATATCCAGCATATTGAAGCTAAGAGTGAGGTACTATCCCTTGGATTAGATTTATCCCGGCTTGATGAATACAGAGTAGAAGCAAAGAATTCAGTGCCGGTAATCCTGTGGAATCATAGATGGGAATATGATAAAAACCCTGAGGAATTTTTTAACGGATTGCTCGAGATCAAGGAAAAGGGGATAGCTTTTAAGCTTGCAGTATTAGGTGAACAGAACGATGTAATTCCTCCAATTTTTAATCAGGCCGAGGAATGGTTTAAGGAAGAAATCTTGCACTGGGGATTTACTAAAGAAAGTGGCGAGTATGCTTCCTGGCTATGGAGGGCGGATATTTTACCCGTTACTTCTATTCAGGATTTTTTTGGAGGAAGTGTCGTCGAAGCAATGTATTGCAACTGTATTCCCTTACTCCCTGATCGATTAGCTTATCCCGAACACCTTTCGGAGGACTTGAAGGGCACATTACTGTACGAAGCAGGTAATTTTTCTTCAGCCCTGGAACATATGCTTATCAACTGGGATCAACTCAGATCGATTAATACCCAGGAGCTCGTACAAGGTTATAATTGGAAGACGTGTATAGATGTATACGATGAAAAGTTAAGCTAA
- a CDS encoding endonuclease/exonuclease/phosphatase family protein yields the protein MKHFPKYLLALGLIPVLLGFLGRWNWVFDAFSHFRLYYVIYFAAIAVLLLVAKKWKSGFVALFLGAMLFYSSIKNLGPVPLSYYEEGIKIASINLLSSNDNYKEVGTFIRRGKFDVLVFQEFTPDWMEYLKDFEEDFPFMELDPSSGVFGMGVYSKFEIDSSIIIHSKSGNTFAKLVEIHGNGKELSIMNIHPPPPVSKELFDTRNAMFSAANDFLKSYDKPYVLIGDFNSTTFSPNFKRLTSELEVRDSRKDFGLLPTWNTYWSLISITIDHALVSNGLDVMHRRVGPNIGSDHLPVIIEVIGRDW from the coding sequence ATGAAGCATTTCCCTAAATACCTCCTCGCATTAGGGTTAATCCCAGTTTTACTTGGTTTTCTTGGGAGGTGGAATTGGGTATTTGATGCCTTCTCTCATTTCAGATTGTACTATGTGATTTATTTCGCTGCAATAGCTGTCCTCTTATTAGTCGCAAAGAAGTGGAAATCAGGTTTTGTAGCTCTGTTTTTGGGAGCAATGCTATTTTATTCGTCGATTAAAAATTTGGGGCCAGTGCCATTATCATATTATGAGGAAGGGATAAAGATTGCTTCGATCAATCTTTTATCATCGAATGATAATTATAAAGAGGTCGGTACTTTTATAAGAAGAGGAAAGTTTGACGTTCTGGTCTTCCAGGAATTTACTCCCGATTGGATGGAGTATTTAAAAGATTTTGAAGAGGACTTTCCATTTATGGAGCTTGATCCAAGTTCTGGAGTGTTTGGAATGGGAGTGTATAGCAAATTTGAAATAGATAGTTCTATCATAATTCATAGTAAATCCGGGAATACTTTTGCAAAATTGGTAGAGATACATGGTAATGGGAAGGAGCTTTCAATCATGAATATCCACCCTCCTCCACCTGTTTCGAAAGAGTTATTTGATACGAGAAATGCAATGTTTTCAGCGGCTAATGACTTCTTGAAGAGCTATGATAAGCCTTATGTGCTAATTGGTGATTTTAATTCCACAACCTTTTCTCCAAATTTCAAACGACTAACTAGCGAATTAGAAGTGCGAGACTCAAGGAAGGACTTTGGGTTGCTACCAACCTGGAATACTTACTGGTCGCTAATTTCAATTACCATTGACCATGCACTAGTTAGCAATGGATTGGATGTAATGCATCGAAGAGTAGGTCCAAATATTGGCTCTGATCATCTACCAGTTATCATCGAAGTAATAGGCCGGGATTGGTAA
- a CDS encoding GNAT family N-acetyltransferase: MNIYQAGLEDLNDLAHLFDGYRVFYEQESDMEAAKAFLRDRIEKEESVIFISRNEGGQATGFTQLYPLFSSTRMKRLWVLNDLYVAPEFRGMGFSKALIERAKQLCKDTVAAGMYLETAKKNHIGNQLYPRTGWTLDEEHNYYFWESSRW; this comes from the coding sequence ATGAATATTTATCAAGCTGGTTTAGAAGATCTAAATGACCTTGCTCATCTGTTTGATGGATATCGTGTGTTTTATGAACAAGAATCGGACATGGAAGCGGCGAAAGCTTTTTTGAGGGACAGAATAGAAAAGGAAGAATCAGTGATTTTCATTTCGAGGAATGAGGGTGGCCAAGCCACAGGTTTCACCCAGCTCTATCCGTTATTTTCTTCCACCAGAATGAAGCGTTTATGGGTATTAAATGATCTGTATGTAGCACCTGAATTTAGGGGGATGGGATTTTCAAAAGCTCTCATTGAAAGAGCTAAACAACTTTGTAAAGATACCGTAGCGGCCGGCATGTATCTGGAAACGGCAAAAAAGAATCACATTGGTAATCAGCTATATCCAAGAACAGGGTGGACTTTGGACGAAGAACATAATTACTACTTTTGGGAGAGTTCGCGGTGGTAA
- a CDS encoding FAD-binding protein, with the protein MQKELQLRVLPEIAGQPKELKAYISKKEGIPANDIRHIEIIKRSIDARQKQVIINLKVQVFINEDFEEESIPLPDYPDVSSQEEVIIIGAGPAGLFAALRLIELGKKPVILERGKDVRERIKDLKGINVDHVVNEDSNYCFGEGGAGTYSDGKLYTRSKKRGDVNRILELLVGFGAVKNILIEAHPHIGTNKLPGIIANIRECIRAHGGEIYFNTRVTDLFIKGDQIQVVKTLEGTAFNAHKVILATGHSARDIFELLHQKEIEIELKPLAIGVRVEHTQQLIDQIQYSCEDRGEYLPPSPYSIVKQVGGRGVYSFCMCPGGVIAPCATQPGEIVTNGWSSSRRARATANSGIVVELKEEDFKDFAEYGPLAAMKFQEAIEQRAWEAGGKSQTAPAQRLVDFTEGKISDSLYRTSYAPGITSVELGEVLPDFIYQHLQQGFKAFELSMKGYLTNEAIVHAPETRTSSPVRIPRDRKTLEHIRIKGLFPCGEGAGYAGGIISAAIDGEKVAAAVCESEDF; encoded by the coding sequence ATGCAGAAAGAACTCCAGCTCAGAGTTTTACCGGAGATAGCCGGTCAACCTAAGGAACTCAAAGCCTACATCTCAAAGAAAGAGGGAATACCTGCAAATGATATTCGCCATATTGAGATTATTAAAAGGTCGATTGATGCCCGCCAGAAACAGGTGATTATCAACCTGAAAGTTCAGGTATTTATTAATGAGGATTTTGAAGAAGAGTCTATTCCTCTTCCGGATTACCCGGATGTTTCCAGCCAGGAGGAAGTGATTATCATTGGAGCGGGTCCTGCAGGATTATTCGCTGCACTTAGACTCATAGAACTCGGCAAAAAGCCTGTCATCCTTGAAAGAGGAAAAGACGTTCGAGAGCGCATTAAAGACCTCAAGGGCATAAATGTAGATCATGTGGTTAATGAAGACTCTAATTACTGTTTCGGTGAAGGAGGGGCCGGAACCTACTCGGATGGAAAACTTTATACACGCTCTAAAAAGAGGGGAGATGTAAACCGAATCCTGGAGTTGCTGGTGGGTTTTGGAGCGGTAAAGAATATTCTTATCGAAGCCCATCCCCATATTGGAACTAACAAACTTCCAGGAATCATTGCCAATATCCGGGAGTGTATTCGAGCTCATGGTGGAGAAATTTATTTCAACACCAGGGTTACAGATTTATTTATCAAAGGAGACCAAATACAGGTAGTAAAAACTCTTGAGGGTACTGCCTTTAATGCTCATAAGGTCATTCTTGCTACCGGACATTCAGCCAGAGACATTTTTGAGTTGCTCCATCAAAAAGAAATAGAGATTGAATTAAAGCCGTTGGCCATTGGAGTGAGGGTCGAGCATACTCAACAACTCATTGATCAAATTCAGTATAGCTGTGAAGATCGGGGAGAATACCTGCCTCCATCCCCATACAGCATTGTGAAACAAGTTGGAGGAAGAGGAGTGTATTCCTTCTGCATGTGTCCGGGAGGAGTGATCGCCCCCTGCGCTACTCAGCCTGGTGAGATTGTTACCAATGGCTGGTCTTCATCACGTCGTGCCAGGGCTACTGCTAATTCAGGAATTGTTGTAGAACTGAAAGAGGAAGACTTTAAAGATTTTGCAGAATACGGTCCGCTGGCAGCTATGAAATTCCAGGAAGCCATTGAACAACGAGCATGGGAAGCAGGTGGAAAAAGCCAAACTGCTCCGGCGCAACGACTGGTGGATTTCACCGAAGGGAAAATCTCGGATAGTTTATATAGAACTTCTTATGCACCAGGAATTACTTCTGTGGAATTAGGAGAAGTATTGCCTGATTTTATCTATCAGCATTTACAGCAGGGCTTTAAGGCTTTTGAATTATCCATGAAAGGATACTTAACCAATGAGGCGATTGTTCATGCTCCTGAAACCCGAACTTCTTCGCCTGTGCGTATTCCCAGAGATCGAAAAACGTTGGAACATATCCGCATAAAAGGTTTATTCCCTTGCGGGGAAGGAGCTGGATATGCAGGCGGGATTATTTCAGCGGCAATTGATGGGGAAAAGGTGGCGGCAGCTGTTTGTGAGTCGGAGGATTTTTAA
- a CDS encoding lactonase family protein, which translates to MKSLFPILILLIATGLHCDSNSSNGDEPGSQTLEPTSLFIGTYTRDEGWVNGKADGIYSASISEDGSVSLIGTAAEVINPSFVAVSPDRNNLYAVSELGRGNEPTGYIHAFTIEEDGSLTFIEKYPSNAKSPAHVSVDATGSMVFASNYNGGVAVVYARNEDGSLEFRQQLDHEGSGPHPNQNSSHPHMAKISPDNNFLFIPDLGSDKVWSYSIDQSSQTVSKTEQEFAALEAGSGPRHMDFHPTLNIAYVMNELNSSVSVFSYNPDNGALEELQVISTLPDGFSEWNSTADIHVHPNGNFLYGSNRGHNSIVSFNINSTTGLLTELDHTSTRGEFPRNFAILPNGDQLFVANQNTDDVYVFNIDGNTGALSYSGESLDVPTPVCVVFY; encoded by the coding sequence ATGAAATCTCTATTTCCTATTCTAATCCTGTTGATAGCAACAGGTCTCCATTGTGATTCAAACTCTTCGAATGGAGATGAACCCGGTTCTCAAACCCTGGAGCCTACCTCTCTTTTCATAGGTACATATACCAGAGATGAAGGATGGGTAAATGGTAAAGCAGATGGAATTTATTCTGCTTCAATTTCAGAAGACGGTTCCGTTAGTTTGATTGGTACTGCAGCCGAAGTAATAAATCCTTCCTTTGTTGCTGTCTCACCGGATCGTAATAATCTTTATGCAGTAAGTGAACTTGGTAGAGGTAACGAACCTACAGGCTACATCCATGCTTTCACTATTGAAGAAGATGGAAGCCTCACCTTCATTGAAAAATATCCTTCTAATGCCAAGTCACCAGCACATGTAAGTGTCGATGCAACCGGAAGCATGGTCTTTGCCTCTAATTATAATGGTGGTGTTGCTGTAGTTTATGCCCGAAATGAAGACGGAAGCTTAGAGTTCAGACAACAACTTGATCATGAAGGTTCAGGACCCCATCCAAACCAGAATAGTTCTCACCCCCATATGGCGAAAATTAGTCCGGATAACAATTTCTTATTTATTCCCGATCTGGGCAGTGATAAAGTATGGAGCTATTCCATTGATCAAAGCTCACAAACCGTTTCAAAAACGGAGCAGGAATTTGCTGCACTTGAAGCAGGTTCCGGCCCGCGCCACATGGATTTCCACCCTACGTTGAATATCGCTTATGTAATGAATGAGCTGAATAGCAGTGTATCTGTGTTTTCTTACAATCCTGACAATGGGGCTCTTGAGGAACTTCAGGTTATATCAACCTTACCTGATGGTTTCTCTGAATGGAATTCAACTGCAGATATCCATGTACATCCGAATGGGAATTTCTTGTATGGCTCAAACCGGGGGCATAATAGTATTGTGAGCTTCAACATTAATTCCACAACCGGGTTACTTACTGAATTAGATCATACTTCCACCCGGGGCGAATTCCCCAGGAACTTTGCTATCCTGCCAAATGGGGATCAGCTTTTTGTAGCCAACCAAAATACAGATGATGTGTATGTTTTCAACATCGATGGAAACACGGGAGCATTGAGTTACTCTGGAGAGAGTTTAGATGTCCCTACTCCGGTTTGTGTGGTGTTTTATTAA
- the tnpA gene encoding IS200/IS605 family transposase → MSHSKNKVWVHAIWSTKNRMPFISSDIEKKVFDFIKNEFDRLECSLQIINGVPDHIHCLFLLNQNKSLAEVLKQIKGSSSHWINQNDLTSSKFAWQTGYAAYSVSESLIKRVHSYIKNQKQHHLKKTFTQEYEEFIELHKLENG, encoded by the coding sequence ATGTCTCATTCGAAAAATAAAGTTTGGGTTCATGCAATTTGGTCCACCAAAAACCGAATGCCTTTCATTAGTAGTGATATTGAAAAGAAGGTGTTTGATTTTATAAAGAATGAATTTGATCGACTGGAATGCTCATTACAAATCATAAATGGAGTGCCAGATCATATTCATTGTCTATTTTTGCTAAATCAAAATAAATCGTTGGCGGAAGTTTTAAAGCAGATTAAAGGAAGTTCTTCTCATTGGATAAATCAAAATGATCTTACATCTTCGAAGTTTGCTTGGCAAACGGGTTATGCGGCTTACTCCGTAAGTGAGTCTCTAATTAAACGGGTTCACTCTTATATTAAGAATCAAAAACAACATCACTTAAAGAAGACTTTTACTCAGGAATATGAAGAGTTTATAGAGCTACACAAATTGGAAAACGGTTAA